The proteins below come from a single Oncorhynchus tshawytscha isolate Ot180627B linkage group LG22, Otsh_v2.0, whole genome shotgun sequence genomic window:
- the LOC112221622 gene encoding transmembrane protein 51 — protein MRSTGTSGVPPNPPVARNHNNSPGNSGSQYALCALGVGLVALGIVMIVWSVVPSSMAGNNSGGTGGGNPKPDNRGRASSVAFVLVGAGVAMLMLSLCLGMRNKQREQALQEAQTLGADNVAASEEDGETAEERTQRYTVPSYEEAVGSGQWPIRQSHLRHSSSQLPSYDDLVDSVQIEVEGSVVTQMTATSANPASSAAAPNHRTRRTGLNLLPLKIQRIKSEKIHMKNTDNSQPPGGMSIEPLTPPPMYEDKVPQL, from the exons ATGCGCAGTACAGGCACAAGTGGGGTGCCCCCGAACCCCCCTGTAGCCAGAAACCACAACAACAGCCCTGGAAACTCAGGTTCCCAGTATGCCTTGTGTGCCCTGGGGGTGGGGCTGGTGGCCCTGGGCATCGTCATGATTGTGTGGAGTGTGGTGCCCTCCAGCATGGCCGGGAACAACAGCGGTGGCACTGGAGGAGGGAACCCCAAACCAGACAACAGGGGCAGGGCTTCGTCGGTGGCCTTTGTGCTGGTCGGGGCTGGGGTGGCCATGCTCATGCTGTCCCTGTGCCTGGGGATGAGGAACAAGCAGCGGGAGCAAGCTCTTCAAGAGGCCCAGACTCTGGGGGCAGACAACGTAGCTGCCAGTGAGGAGGACGGAGAGAC GGCCGAGGAGCGAACCCAGAGGTACACCGTGCCCAGCTACGAGGAGGCAGTGGGCAGCGGCCAGTGGCCCATACGCCAGAGCCACCTGCGCCACAGCTCCTCCCAGCTTCCTTCCTACGACGACCTGGTGGACAGTGTGCAGATAGAGGTCGAAGGATCAGTGGTCACTCAGATGACAGCCACTTCCGCTAACCCTGCCTCCTCTGCTGCTGCGCCTAACCACCGCACTAGGCGAACAGGCCTCAATCTCCTTCCCCTTAAAATTCAGAGGATTAAATCAGAGAAGATCCATATGAAGAATACGGATAACTCTCAGCCGCCGGGAGGGATGAGTATTGAGCCGCTTACTCCACCACCAATGTATGAGGACAAAGTGCCCCAGCTCTGA